Proteins encoded by one window of Salvia splendens isolate huo1 chromosome 5, SspV2, whole genome shotgun sequence:
- the LOC121804505 gene encoding uncharacterized protein LOC121804505 isoform X5 translates to MENLPFKAGQLAELRSFAFGYRGAWFRCKIREISERNGKLGHISEYYDYTEEKLNWTKLYQLPMGKSKRKHSELMLRPQYPPIYNEKQMPHVSEISEVSVIVCDSWKVGDLVDFFHTGCYWCGRITQIFDDEKAEIELRPPPLGEGSSYKAHIKDLRPSLDWSLQHGWTLPLQEDGFGHPCAARLIKPNNQGIEDVPKSVGLPPRLLSSSPISSNSSTSGEVKSASTNGCGANPNETRNYGFGRIYKQS, encoded by the exons ATGGAGAACTTACCGTTTAAAGCTGGACAACTGGCTGAACTAAGGTCTTTTGCCTTTGGTTATCGTGGTGCATGGTTTCGATGCAAG ATTAGAGAGATCAGCGAGAGAAATGGAAAACTTGGACATATCTCGGAATATTATGACTACACAGAGGAGA AATTAAATTGGACTAAGCTATATCAGCTACCAATGGGGAAATCAAAGCGGAAACATAGCGAATTGATGTTGAGGCCACAATACCCTCCTATCTATAATGAAAAGCAAATGCCTCACGTCAGTGAGATCTCAGAAGTCTCAGTTATTGTTTGTGATTCCTGGAAGGTTGGTGATTTGGTGGACTTCTTCCATACTGGCTGTTATTGGTGTGGAAGAATAACACAGATATTTGATGATGAAAAAGCTGAG aTTGAGCTTAGACCACCACCTCTTGGTGAGGGTTCATCTTACAAAGCACATATTAAAGATTTACGCCCATCTTTGGACTGGTCTCTTCAACATGGTTGGACATTACCTTTGCAG GAAGATGGTTTTGGCCACCCTTGTGCTGCTCGCCTCATTAAACCCAATAATCAAG GTATTGAAGATGTTCCGAAGTCTGTTGGATTGCCTCCTAGATTGCTGTCCTCCTCGCCCATTTCGTCTAACTCATCAACTTCAGGTGAAGTGAAGAGTGCAAGCACAAATGGATGTGGAGCTAACCCTAACGAAACAAG GAATTATGGATTTGGAAGAATATATAAACAAAGTTAA
- the LOC121802605 gene encoding cellulose synthase-like protein G2, whose product MDLNKWQSLKKRMVINRVHALIHGAALAALFYYRITSISKSVPHLLIFAAELILSFQWLLSQGAKWNPVSRTACPDRLPADDNLPSVDVFVCTTDPVKEPSLGVMNTVISAMALDYPPHKLHVYLSDDGGSPVTFRAVKEAWGFAKMWIPFCRKYMVNNRCPQAYFLTEQTGDHHFLLEKTSIQNAYEDFKISLAKISAGTDSRVSKDHQPIIEVINDGDEMDKDPQMPLLVYVAREKRPSHPHHFKAGALNVLLRVSALLSNSPYILVLDCDMYCNDPKSARQAMCFHLDPNLSPDLAFVQFPQRFHNLCDKDIYDSEFRHAWEKWEGLDGLNGPILSGSGFYMKREALYRSQQLEKNVDTMKRFGSSKEFINSVYTHKKPNCMSDEQKEMEFLASCRYEKGSKWGEQVGFRYFAVVEDYFTGLNLHCEGWKSVYYESSRARPGFLGTAPENLGEALVQQGRWFVGLNQVAFSKYSPLVYGVLKMPIWQSMCYAENAFSSISFLPLYILALLPQISLLRGIHLYPQLSSPFFFVFVFLFVSSQAKHLQEVLTTGYRTSTWITEQRMWTIRCFTAYLYANVNTIMDKIGWRKASFLLTSKAADEAAAELYRKGMYNFDAPSLLIVPMCTLYMINMGSFVAGIWQAGKGNGMMLIESLIPVFGIILNLPLLQGMVVRKDKGRVPTNVSIVSLLLSSIVMAYASFAT is encoded by the exons atggatctAAATAAATGGCAAAGCCTGAAAAAACGCATGGTAATAAACAGGGTCCATGCTTTGATCCATGGCGCCGCTTTAGCAGCCTTATTTTACTACAGAATCACCTCCATATCCAAAAGTGTCCCCCACCTTCTCATCTTCGCCGCCGAGCTCATCCTCTCCTTCCAATGGCTGCTCAGCCAGGGCGCCAAGTGGAACCCCGTCTCTCGAACCGCGTGTCCTGACAGACTCCCCGCCGATGACAATCTGCCGTCGGTGGATGTGTTCGTGTGCACCACTGATCCCGTGAAGGAGCCGAGTTTGGGGGTTATGAACACTGTTATATCGGCCATGGCGCTCGACTACCCTCCGCACAAGCTCCATGTCTATCTCTCCGACGACGGCGGCTCCCCCGTCACGTTTCGCGCCGTGAAGGAAGCGTGGGGATTTGCCAAAATGTGGATTCCCTTTTGCAGGAAGTATATGGTCAACAACAGATGCCCTCAGGCTTATTTCTTGACCGAACAAACCGGTGACCATCACTTCTTACTTGAGAAGACATCCATTCAG aatgcttacgaagatttcaaaatttcTTTGGCTAAGATATCTGCTGGTACAGATAGTCGTGTCAGCAAAGACCACCAACCAATTATTGAG GTTATCAACGATGGAGATGAAATGGACAAGGACCCACAGATGCCTCTCCTAGTCTATGTTGCTCGTGAGAAAAGGCCATCACACCCACACCATTTCAAAGCTGGAGCACTAAACGTTCTT CTTCGAGTGTCTGCTCTGCTTAGCAATTCTCCATACATTCTAGTGCTGGATTGTGACATGTATTGCAACGATCCAAAATCAGCTCGTCAAGCTATGTGTTTCCATCTCGACCCCAACCTGTCTCCTGATCTTGCATTTGTTCAATTCCCTCAGAGATTTCACAATTTATGTGACAAGGATATCTATGATAGCGAGTTCAGACATGCTTGG GAAAAATGGGAAGGCCTTGATGGCCTCAATGGACCAATTTTGTCTGGCTCAGGCTTTTATATGAAGAGAGAAGCACTCTATAGAAGTCAACAACTTGAGAAGA ATGTTGATACGATGAAGCGTTTTGGTTCGTCGAAAGAGTTCATCAACTCGGTTTACACACATAAGAAACCAAATTGTATGAGCGACGAGCAGAAAGAGATGGAGTTTCTCGCTTCTTGCAGATATGAGAAGGGCAGCAAGTGGGGTGAACAG GTAGGGTTTAGGTATTTTGCGGTGGTGGAGGACTACTTCACCGGACTGAATCTGCATTGTGAGGGTTGGAAGTCTGTTTACTATGAATCTTCAAGAGCAAGACCAGGTTTCCTGGGTACGGCCCCGGAAAACCTAGGCGAAGCTCTCGTTCAACAAGGTCGATGGTTTGTGGGACTCAACCAGGTTGCCTTCTCCAAGTATTCTCCACTTGTTTATGGAGTGCTAAAAATGCCCATTTGGCAAAGCATGTGCTATGCAGAGAATGCATTCTCCTCAATCAGCTTCTTGCCTCTTTACATTCTAGCTCTCCTTCCTCAAATCTCTCTACTCCGCGGCATCCATCTCTATCCTCAGCTGTCAAGCCCTTTCTTCTTTGTGTTCGTGTTCCTTTTCGTTTCATCGCAGGCAAAGCATTTGCAAGAAGTCTTGACGACAGGGTACCGAACAAGTACATGGATTACGGAACAAAGAATGTGGACGATCAGATGCTTTACAGCATACCTTTATGCTAATGTGAATACCATCATGGATAAAATAGGGTGGAGAAAAGCCAGTTTTTTGCTGACAAGCAAAGCCGCAGACGAAGCAGCAGCCGAGCTCTATCGAAAGGGAATGTACAACTTCGATGCACCATCTCTTTTAATAGTTCCAATGTGCACTCTTTATATGATAAATATGGGGTCATTTGTAGCTGGGATTTGGCAGGCAGGAAAGGGAAATGGGATGATGTTGATAGAGAGTTTGATCCCAGTGTTTGGGATAATCTTGAATCTGCCTCTGCTTCAAGGAATGGTAGTGAGGAAGGATAAGGGAAGAGTTCCCACAAATGTTTCTATTGTTTCGCTGCTGCTTTCATCCATAGTGATGGCTTATGCATCTTTTGCCACTTAA
- the LOC121804505 gene encoding uncharacterized protein LOC121804505 isoform X3 yields MENLPFKAGQLAELRSFAFGYRGAWFRCKIREISERNGKLGHISEYYDYTEEKLNWTKLYQLPMGKSKRKHSELMLRPQYPPIYNEKQMPHVSEISEVSVIVCDSWKVGDLVDFFHTGCYWCGRITQIFDDEKAEIELRPPPLGEGSSYKAHIKDLRPSLDWSLQHGWTLPLQEDGFGHPCAARLIKPNNQGEVKSASTNGCGANPNETRQADTDSRQGMMNELDSLNSKRSYTVEAGIMDLEEYINKVKWLKKILQEGISSSKNQRSEWKFVEVEPHPTLEIPK; encoded by the exons ATGGAGAACTTACCGTTTAAAGCTGGACAACTGGCTGAACTAAGGTCTTTTGCCTTTGGTTATCGTGGTGCATGGTTTCGATGCAAG ATTAGAGAGATCAGCGAGAGAAATGGAAAACTTGGACATATCTCGGAATATTATGACTACACAGAGGAGA AATTAAATTGGACTAAGCTATATCAGCTACCAATGGGGAAATCAAAGCGGAAACATAGCGAATTGATGTTGAGGCCACAATACCCTCCTATCTATAATGAAAAGCAAATGCCTCACGTCAGTGAGATCTCAGAAGTCTCAGTTATTGTTTGTGATTCCTGGAAGGTTGGTGATTTGGTGGACTTCTTCCATACTGGCTGTTATTGGTGTGGAAGAATAACACAGATATTTGATGATGAAAAAGCTGAG aTTGAGCTTAGACCACCACCTCTTGGTGAGGGTTCATCTTACAAAGCACATATTAAAGATTTACGCCCATCTTTGGACTGGTCTCTTCAACATGGTTGGACATTACCTTTGCAG GAAGATGGTTTTGGCCACCCTTGTGCTGCTCGCCTCATTAAACCCAATAATCAAG GTGAAGTGAAGAGTGCAAGCACAAATGGATGTGGAGCTAACCCTAACGAAACAAGGCAAGCAGATACGGACTCTAGGCAAGGCATGATGAATGAACTCGACTCTCTGAATTCGAAACGCTCATATACTGTTGAAGCAGGAATTATGGATTTGGAAGAATATATAAACAAAGTTAAATGGCTCAAGAAGATTTTGCAAGAAGGGATTTCATCATCCAAGAATCAAAGATCAGAATGGAAATTTGTGGAAGTGGAACCCCATCCTACCTTGGAAATTCCAAAGTAA
- the LOC121804505 gene encoding uncharacterized protein LOC121804505 isoform X6: MENLPFKAGQLAELRSFAFGYRGAWFRCKIREISERNGKLGHISEYYDYTEEKLNWTKLYQLPMGKSKRKHSELMLRPQYPPIYNEKQMPHVSEISEVSVIVCDSWKVGDLVDFFHTGCYWCGRITQIFDDEKAEIELRPPPLGEGSSYKAHIKDLRPSLDWSLQHGWTLPLQEDGFGHPCAARLIKPNNQGEVKSASTNGCGANPNETRNYGFGRIYKQS; encoded by the exons ATGGAGAACTTACCGTTTAAAGCTGGACAACTGGCTGAACTAAGGTCTTTTGCCTTTGGTTATCGTGGTGCATGGTTTCGATGCAAG ATTAGAGAGATCAGCGAGAGAAATGGAAAACTTGGACATATCTCGGAATATTATGACTACACAGAGGAGA AATTAAATTGGACTAAGCTATATCAGCTACCAATGGGGAAATCAAAGCGGAAACATAGCGAATTGATGTTGAGGCCACAATACCCTCCTATCTATAATGAAAAGCAAATGCCTCACGTCAGTGAGATCTCAGAAGTCTCAGTTATTGTTTGTGATTCCTGGAAGGTTGGTGATTTGGTGGACTTCTTCCATACTGGCTGTTATTGGTGTGGAAGAATAACACAGATATTTGATGATGAAAAAGCTGAG aTTGAGCTTAGACCACCACCTCTTGGTGAGGGTTCATCTTACAAAGCACATATTAAAGATTTACGCCCATCTTTGGACTGGTCTCTTCAACATGGTTGGACATTACCTTTGCAG GAAGATGGTTTTGGCCACCCTTGTGCTGCTCGCCTCATTAAACCCAATAATCAAG GTGAAGTGAAGAGTGCAAGCACAAATGGATGTGGAGCTAACCCTAACGAAACAAG GAATTATGGATTTGGAAGAATATATAAACAAAGTTAA
- the LOC121806009 gene encoding cellulose synthase-like protein G2, producing the protein MEKSVGLNEWQSLKKRMVINRVHALIHGAALAALFYYRITSISKSVPHLLIFAAELILSFQWLLSQGAKWNPVSRTACPDRLPADDNLPSVDVFVCTTDPVKEPSLGVMNTVISAMALDYPPHKLHVYLSDDGGSPVTFRAVKEASEFAKMWIPFCRKYMVNNRCPHAYFLTEQTGDHHFLLEKTHIQKAYEDFKISLAKIAASTDSRVSRDHQPIIEVINDGDEMDKDPQMPLLVYVAREKRPFHPHHFKAGALNVLLRVSALISNSPYILVLDCDMYCNDPKSARQAMCFHLDPNLSPLAFVQFPQRFYTLCDKDIYDGELRFAWEKWEGLNGLEGPILCGTGFYIRREALYRSTQQLQKNVDMIKWFGSSKEFINSVYTHNKPNYPSDNVLQFLASCSYDNGTKWGEQVGFRYFAVVEDYFTGLILHCEGWKSVYYESSRARPGFLGTSPDNLGEVLVQHSRWSVGFNQVAFSRYSPLVYGLLRMSILQSICYAEIAFFTISFLPLYILALLPQISLLQGIHLYPQLSSPFFLVFVFLFFSSQAKHLQEVLMTGYGARTWITEQRMWVIRSFTSYFYANMYTIMDKIGLRKASFLPTNKAVDEAAAELYQRGVYNFEAPSVFMVPMCTLYMINMGSFVAGILHAGKGNGMMLIECLISLFGMILHLPLLQGMVVRKDKGSVPTNVSIVSLLLSSIVMAYAK; encoded by the exons atggagaaatCAGTAGGTCTAAATGAATGGCAAAGCCTGAAAAAACGGATGGTAATAAACAGGGTCCATGCTTTGATCCATGGCGCCGCTTTAGCAGCCTTATTTTACTACAGAATCACCTCCATATCCAAAAGTGTCCCACACCTTCTCATCTTCGCCGCCGAGCTCATCCTCTCCTTCCAATGGCTGCTCAGCCAGGGCGCCAAGTGGAACCCCGTCTCTCGAACCGCGTGTCCTGACAGACTCCCCGCCGACGACAATCTGCCGTCGGTGGATGTGTTCGTGTGCACCACTGATCCCGTGAAGGAGCCGAGTTTGGGGGTTATGAACACTGTTATATCGGCCATGGCGCTCGACTACCCTCCGCACAAGCTCCATGTCTATCTCTCCGACGACGGCGGCTCCCCCGTCACGTTTCGCGCCGTGAAGGAGGCGTCGGAATTTGCCAAAATGTGGATTCCCTTTTGCAGGAAGTATATGGTCAACAACAGATGCCCTCATGCTTATTTCTTGACCGAACAAACCGGTGACCATCACTTCTTACTTGAGAAGACACACATACAG AAAGCATACGAAGATTTCAAGATTTCTCTGGCTAAGATAGCTGCTAGTACGGATAGTCGTGTCAGCAGAGACCACCAACCAATTATTGAG GTTATCAACGACGGAGATGAAATGGACAAGGATCCACAGATGCCTCTCCTAGTCTATGTTGCTCGTGAGAAAAGGCCATTTCACCCACACCATTTCAAAGCTGGAGCACTAAACGTTCTT CTTCGAGTATCTGCCTTGATCAGCAATTCTCCCTACATTTTAGTGCTTGACTGTGACATGTATTGCAACGATCCAAAATCAGCTCGTCAAGCAATGTGTTTCCATCTCGACCCCAACCTGTCTCCTCTTGCATTTGTTCAATTCCCTCAGAGATTTTACACTTTATGTGACAAGGATATCTATGATGGCGAGCTCAGATTTGCTTgg GAAAAATGGGAAGGTCTGAATGGTCTCGAGGGACCGATTTTGTGTGGCACAGGCTTTTATATAAGGAGAGAAGCACTATATAGAAGCACTCAACAACTTCAAAAGA ATGTTGATATGATCAAGTGGTTTGGTTCGTCCAAAGAGTTCATCAACTCGGTTTACACACATAACAAACCAAATTATCCGAGCGATAATGTGTTGCAGTTTCTCGCTTCTTGTAGCTATGACAACGGCACCAAGTGGGGTGAACAG GTAGGGTTTAGATATTTCGCGGTGGTGGAGGACTACTTCACCGGACTGATTCTGCATTGTGAGGGTTGGAAGTCTGTTTACTATGAATCTTCAAGAGCAAGACCAGGTTTCCTGGGTACGTCCCCGGATAACCTAGGCGAAGTTCTCGTTCAACATAGTCGATGGAGTGTGGGATTCAACCAGGTTGCTTTCTCCAGATACTCTCCACTTGTTTATGGATTACTAAGAATGTCCATTTTGCAAAGCATATGCTATGCAGAGATTGCATTCTTCACAATCAGCTTCTTGCCTCTTTATATCCTAGCTCTCCTTCCTCAAATCTCTCTACTCCAAGGCATCCATCTCTATCCTCAGCTGTCAAGCCCTTTCTTCCTAgtgtttgtgtttcttttcttttcgtcGCAAGCAAAGCATTTGCAAGAAGTCTTGATGACGGGGTATGGAGCAAGGACATGGATTACCGAGCAAAGAATGTGGGTGATCAGATCCTTTACATCATACTTTTATGCGAATATGTATACCATCATGGATAAAATAGGGTTGAGAAAAGCTAGTTTTTTGCCAACAAACAAAGCCGTGGACGAAGCAGCAGCCGAGCTGTATCAAAGGGGAGTGTACAATTTTGAAGCACCATCTGTTTTCATGGTTCCAATGTGCACTCTTTATATGATAAATATGGGGTCATTTGTAGCTGGGATTTTGCATGCTGGAAAGGGAAATGGGATGATGTTGATAGAGTGTTTGATCTCACTGTTTGGGATGATTTTGCATCTGCCTCTGCTTCAAGGAATGGTGGTGAGGAAGGATAAGGGCAGCGTTCCCACAAATGTTTCTATTGTTTCGCTGCTGCTTTCATCCATAGTGATGGCTTATGCAAAATGA
- the LOC121804505 gene encoding uncharacterized protein LOC121804505 isoform X4: MVSMQELNWTKLYQLPMGKSKRKHSELMLRPQYPPIYNEKQMPHVSEISEVSVIVCDSWKVGDLVDFFHTGCYWCGRITQIFDDEKAEIELRPPPLGEGSSYKAHIKDLRPSLDWSLQHGWTLPLQEDGFGHPCAARLIKPNNQGIEDVPKSVGLPPRLLSSSPISSNSSTSGEVKSASTNGCGANPNETRQADTDSRQGMMNELDSLNSKRSYTVEAGIMDLEEYINKVKWLKKILQEGISSSKNQRSEWKFVEVEPHPTLEIPK; the protein is encoded by the exons ATGGTTTCGATGCAAG AATTAAATTGGACTAAGCTATATCAGCTACCAATGGGGAAATCAAAGCGGAAACATAGCGAATTGATGTTGAGGCCACAATACCCTCCTATCTATAATGAAAAGCAAATGCCTCACGTCAGTGAGATCTCAGAAGTCTCAGTTATTGTTTGTGATTCCTGGAAGGTTGGTGATTTGGTGGACTTCTTCCATACTGGCTGTTATTGGTGTGGAAGAATAACACAGATATTTGATGATGAAAAAGCTGAG aTTGAGCTTAGACCACCACCTCTTGGTGAGGGTTCATCTTACAAAGCACATATTAAAGATTTACGCCCATCTTTGGACTGGTCTCTTCAACATGGTTGGACATTACCTTTGCAG GAAGATGGTTTTGGCCACCCTTGTGCTGCTCGCCTCATTAAACCCAATAATCAAG GTATTGAAGATGTTCCGAAGTCTGTTGGATTGCCTCCTAGATTGCTGTCCTCCTCGCCCATTTCGTCTAACTCATCAACTTCAGGTGAAGTGAAGAGTGCAAGCACAAATGGATGTGGAGCTAACCCTAACGAAACAAGGCAAGCAGATACGGACTCTAGGCAAGGCATGATGAATGAACTCGACTCTCTGAATTCGAAACGCTCATATACTGTTGAAGCAGGAATTATGGATTTGGAAGAATATATAAACAAAGTTAAATGGCTCAAGAAGATTTTGCAAGAAGGGATTTCATCATCCAAGAATCAAAGATCAGAATGGAAATTTGTGGAAGTGGAACCCCATCCTACCTTGGAAATTCCAAAGTAA
- the LOC121804505 gene encoding uncharacterized protein LOC121804505 isoform X1, whose amino-acid sequence MENLPFKAGQLAELRSFAFGYRGAWFRCKIREISERNGKLGHISEYYDYTEEKLNWTKLYQLPMGKSKRKHSELMLRPQYPPIYNEKQMPHVSEISEVSVIVCDSWKVGDLVDFFHTGCYWCGRITQIFDDEKAEIELRPPPLGEGSSYKAHIKDLRPSLDWSLQHGWTLPLQEDGFGHPCAARLIKPNNQGIEDVPKSVGLPPRLLSSSPISSNSSTSGEVKSASTNGCGANPNETRQADTDSRQGMMNELDSLNSKRSYTVEAGIMDLEEYINKVKWLKKILQEGISSSKNQRSEWKFVEVEPHPTLEIPK is encoded by the exons ATGGAGAACTTACCGTTTAAAGCTGGACAACTGGCTGAACTAAGGTCTTTTGCCTTTGGTTATCGTGGTGCATGGTTTCGATGCAAG ATTAGAGAGATCAGCGAGAGAAATGGAAAACTTGGACATATCTCGGAATATTATGACTACACAGAGGAGA AATTAAATTGGACTAAGCTATATCAGCTACCAATGGGGAAATCAAAGCGGAAACATAGCGAATTGATGTTGAGGCCACAATACCCTCCTATCTATAATGAAAAGCAAATGCCTCACGTCAGTGAGATCTCAGAAGTCTCAGTTATTGTTTGTGATTCCTGGAAGGTTGGTGATTTGGTGGACTTCTTCCATACTGGCTGTTATTGGTGTGGAAGAATAACACAGATATTTGATGATGAAAAAGCTGAG aTTGAGCTTAGACCACCACCTCTTGGTGAGGGTTCATCTTACAAAGCACATATTAAAGATTTACGCCCATCTTTGGACTGGTCTCTTCAACATGGTTGGACATTACCTTTGCAG GAAGATGGTTTTGGCCACCCTTGTGCTGCTCGCCTCATTAAACCCAATAATCAAG GTATTGAAGATGTTCCGAAGTCTGTTGGATTGCCTCCTAGATTGCTGTCCTCCTCGCCCATTTCGTCTAACTCATCAACTTCAGGTGAAGTGAAGAGTGCAAGCACAAATGGATGTGGAGCTAACCCTAACGAAACAAGGCAAGCAGATACGGACTCTAGGCAAGGCATGATGAATGAACTCGACTCTCTGAATTCGAAACGCTCATATACTGTTGAAGCAGGAATTATGGATTTGGAAGAATATATAAACAAAGTTAAATGGCTCAAGAAGATTTTGCAAGAAGGGATTTCATCATCCAAGAATCAAAGATCAGAATGGAAATTTGTGGAAGTGGAACCCCATCCTACCTTGGAAATTCCAAAGTAA
- the LOC121804505 gene encoding uncharacterized protein LOC121804505 isoform X2 — translation MENLPFKAGQLAELRSFAFGYRGAWFRCKIREISERNGKLGHISEYYDYTEEKLNWTKLYQLPMGKSKRKHSELMLRPQYPPIYNEKQMPHVSEISEVSVIVCDSWKVGDLVDFFHTGCYWCGRITQIFDDEKAEIELRPPPLGEGSSYKAHIKDLRPSLDWSLQHGWTLPLQEDGFGHPCAARLIKPNNQGIEDVPKSVGLPPRLLSSSPISSNSSTSGEVKSASTNGCGANPNETRQADTDSRQGMMNELDSLNSKRSYTVEAGIMDLEEYINKVKWLKKILQEGISSSKNQRSEWKFVEVEPHPTLEIPK, via the exons AT GGAGAACTTACCGTTTAAAGCTGGACAACTGGCTGAACTAAGGTCTTTTGCCTTTGGTTATCGTGGTGCATGGTTTCGATGCAAG ATTAGAGAGATCAGCGAGAGAAATGGAAAACTTGGACATATCTCGGAATATTATGACTACACAGAGGAGA AATTAAATTGGACTAAGCTATATCAGCTACCAATGGGGAAATCAAAGCGGAAACATAGCGAATTGATGTTGAGGCCACAATACCCTCCTATCTATAATGAAAAGCAAATGCCTCACGTCAGTGAGATCTCAGAAGTCTCAGTTATTGTTTGTGATTCCTGGAAGGTTGGTGATTTGGTGGACTTCTTCCATACTGGCTGTTATTGGTGTGGAAGAATAACACAGATATTTGATGATGAAAAAGCTGAG aTTGAGCTTAGACCACCACCTCTTGGTGAGGGTTCATCTTACAAAGCACATATTAAAGATTTACGCCCATCTTTGGACTGGTCTCTTCAACATGGTTGGACATTACCTTTGCAG GAAGATGGTTTTGGCCACCCTTGTGCTGCTCGCCTCATTAAACCCAATAATCAAG GTATTGAAGATGTTCCGAAGTCTGTTGGATTGCCTCCTAGATTGCTGTCCTCCTCGCCCATTTCGTCTAACTCATCAACTTCAGGTGAAGTGAAGAGTGCAAGCACAAATGGATGTGGAGCTAACCCTAACGAAACAAGGCAAGCAGATACGGACTCTAGGCAAGGCATGATGAATGAACTCGACTCTCTGAATTCGAAACGCTCATATACTGTTGAAGCAGGAATTATGGATTTGGAAGAATATATAAACAAAGTTAAATGGCTCAAGAAGATTTTGCAAGAAGGGATTTCATCATCCAAGAATCAAAGATCAGAATGGAAATTTGTGGAAGTGGAACCCCATCCTACCTTGGAAATTCCAAAGTAA
- the LOC121803514 gene encoding transcriptional regulator SUPERMAN-like, protein MNTMEKASSNMKQMHHFKFKVPSFDLVDGDLVAWPPRSYVCTFCKREFRCAQALGGHMNVHRRDRARLHQSSPRDGGGNYAPFNLNLEPNPSFHSNPNSSPSSSPPASMKFPHFTPKLPTPTPITTDFMKVRAAKGLLDLEIGLISSSNEEELDLELRLGYT, encoded by the coding sequence ATGAACACAATGGAGAAGGCCAGCAGCAACATGAAGCAAATGCATCATTTCAAGTTCAAGGTTCCATCCTTCGACTTGGTAGACGGAGATTTGGTGGCATGGCCGCCGAGAAGCTATGTTTGCACCTTCTGCAAGAGGGAATTCCGATGCGCTCAAGCTCTCGGCGGCCACATGAATGTTCACCGCAGAGACCGGGCGAGGCTGCACCAGTCTTCGCCGAGAGACGGTGGAGGTAATTACGCTCCCTTTAACCTAAATCTTGAACCAAACCCTAGTTTTCACTCAAACCCTAATTCTAGCCCATCTTCTTCTCCACCTGCGTCGATGAAATTTCCTCATTTCACTCCCAAATTGCCCACGCCTACACCCATTACCACAGATTTTATGAAGGTGAGAGCGGCAAAAGGGCTTCTCGACTTGGAGATTGGGTTGATTAGTTCGTCTAATGAGGAGGAACTTGATTTGGAACTTCGTCTTGGATATACTTAG